The Dethiosulfovibrio peptidovorans DSM 11002 nucleotide sequence GGTCATCTTGATGTCGTAGGGAAGCTTAGTCTCCAAATAATAACGTTCCCAACGAGTAGGAGCATACTTGGTTGTGCTATCGCTGGTACCAAGACGAGCAACAAACTTAGTGTTCTCGTCGATCTGCTTGCTCATCCAGAGACGGAAACGATTGAGGTTAAACTCCTTGTCGCCTTCAAGGGTATACTCGTCATTGTAGAGATTCCGTTCGCCCTCGAACTTGGCATCGAAGCGCAACTCGCCCCAGAACTTCCATCCGCCGATGTTCTCCTCGAGAACGGCCACGCGGCTGTCGATCTTGTCGACCTTTACGCCGAGGGCATCAAGCTCGTCCTTGAACTCGACGACGAGTCTCTTCAGCATCTCGACATCCTGCTTGCTGGCCTTCTCCATGTCGATAACAGCCAGAGCACGAGCGGTCACGGAAGCCATCTCGTAACGGGTGATGGGCTGGTTGCCCTTAAAGGTACCGTCGGGATAACCGGAGATGATTCCCCTGGCGGCAAGCTGTCCCACTGCGTCGTAGGCCCAGTGGTTCATAGGAACGTCCATGAAAGGATTGGCGGCGAAGGCGGGAGCGGCGAAAGCCACAAGAGCCACGACTGCCAGAAGTGCACAAAGTTTCTTCATGTTTAGTAACCCCCTTGGTTAGGTGTTTTATATTCGCTCGGAACCTAGGGGATCTAAAGGGCTTTCGTCCGGGAAGTTTCCTCGTTTCCTTCTCCGACTACGGCACTTCGTCCCTGTTCGGAACCGATGCGTTTTCTCAAGTCGCTCCTTCCTTGTTGGCTGGGGGTCGTGCACCTCCTTTCCTGCCATCGGGATATCGTCGCGACTATCGAAACTGTTTGATCCAAAGGTCAAGTTGTCAAAGTCCTTCGGCGGGCAAGCGCCCTCAAAAAGCATTATAGCATCACTTTCCGAAGACGCAAGGGTATTAAATCGCCTTTTGATGTACAATGACAGCGAAAACTTCACAGACCTAGGAAAGAGAGGCAACTACCATGGGCTACAAGATACTCTTCTGCTCCGACTCACTGATAATAGACGGGGTTACATCGTACGTCCTTCACGTCGGAACGGCTCTCAGCAGAGAAGGACATCAGGTGGCGGTGCTGGGACGATGGGCCGGCAAGGGATTTCAGAGCCGATACAGAGAAGAAGGAATCAAGGTTATACAGTGTCCATCCCTTACGGTGGGCAACCGTTGGTTCGATAAAAAGGCCAGGGAATTCGATCCGGACGTAATAATGACCGATTCCAGACGATCCTTCCCTCTGGCCACCAGACTTAAGAGGATATTGGACAGACCGGTGGTAACCTACTTTCTCGATCACCTGGAAAAAACGGATAAACCCGGAAGGGACGTTCCCTCGCTGGTAAAATGGAGCGACGCATGGGCCGGTGCAGAGAACCCCATACTTCAAACCCTCCCTAGGCACTCGTCGGGAACCCCCATAATGAAACTTCCGAGACCTCTCGACACAGCGGTTAGGGCAACTCCCCTACCCCCCAAGAACCCATTCGTCATAACCTGTTTCGGTCGCCTCAGCGGCTACAAGACCCCCGGCATGATATACCTTATGGAACACATGGAGGAACTAAAAGAGGCGATCCCCTCCGCCTCCATAACCGTCGTAGGAGGCGGAGGCTGGCGGCTGCTGAAGTTTCGCCAGATGGCGGCATCCATAAACCGTAAAATGGGAGAGCAGTGCGTAAACGTGGTCGGAACAAAGCCGGATCCCAGACCCTGGATAGATCGCTCGAACGCGATATGCGCCGCATCGACGTCGGCGATCGAGTCGATTTTATCTCAAAAACCAACAGTCTGTTTCGCCAGCTACTGGATGGGACATGCCACGCCTGAAAACCTGGACCAAGTGGTGAGATCCTACTTCGGAGAGAGGGGCGGCATAGGTCACTTCAAAAAGGATCCGTCTCTTTTAAAACATATAATCCCCACGTTGGCGGAGATATACAGATCCTACGGCACGGATAGATCGGTCGAGGATCTGGTCACCATCAGAGAAAGACTAACCCCCAAGTTCTCCTCGAGGGAAACGGTGGACTGTTTCGAGGAGATAATGAAGCTTTTCAAGGCGTGAAATCATAGAGGCCGACCCCGAATGGAGTTGGCCTCTATCCTATTTTACATACCTGCCTACCCCATAATAAACGAAACCCAGATCCGCCATCCGCTCCGGCCGATACTGGTTTCTTCCGTCGAAAATAACGTATTCCCCCATCAGATCCTTCATCCTGTCGAACTCGGGACGACGAAATGGAAGCCATTCGGTAAGCAGAATCAGGGCATCGGCGTTCTCCAGAGCTTGATAGTTATCGTCGCAGTAGACTATGCTCTCCGTGTTCGGCAACGCCGCCTTGGCGTTTTCCTGTCCCACCGGGTCGTAGGCCCTGACAGCTGCCCCTTTTTCAAGCAACCAGGGAATTATGTCCAGCGCAGGGGCTTCCCTTATGTCGTCCGTGTTGGGCTTGAAACTGAGGCCCCAGACGGCGAAGGTCTTGCCCGATATATCCGCTCCGTAGTGACTCAGTATCTTATCGAAGAACCACTTTCTCTGGCTCTTGTTTATCTCCTCTACCGATTCCAGAAGGGTCATCGGAACTCCATGGCTTCTTCCGGAGTGGATGAGGGCTTTCACGTCTTTGGGAAAGCAGGATCCACCGTATCCCACCCCGGGATACAGAAAGGCCGATCCTATCCGACCGTCGCTGCCCATGCCATGGCGAACCTGGTCTATGTCCGCTCCGATTTTCTCGCAAAAACGGGCGAGCTGGTTCATGAAACTGATCCTGGTGGCCAGCATGGAGTTGGACGCGTATTTGGTGAGCTCCGCCGATGGTATGGACATGAATATTATCCGGTCTTCCCTGAAGCTGAAGGCGGAGAAGAGTTCTCCCAGAAGATCGGCGGTTTTCTGATTGTCCGTCCCTATGACCACCCTGTCGGGGCTCATGAAGTCGTCTATTGCCGAGCCTTCCTTGAGGAACTCGGGGCAAAACGCCACGTCGAAGTCGAGGTCGTCTCGTCCCCTTATGCCGAGCTCTTCCGAAACACACAGCCTCGCCTTTTCCGTCGTCCCCACCGGAACGGTGGATTTCACCACCACGACCTTGTAGTCTTCCATGGCCGATCCTATCTGTCTGGCCGCGTCTAAAACGTAACGGAGGTCGGCGGAACCGTCCTCTCCCGGAGGTGTACCCACGGCGATGAAAACGAAAGGACTGTCGTCCAGGGCTTCCTTCAGGTCGGTGGTGAATCTCAGTCTTCCCTGTTTCACGTTGCGGGAGACCATGTCCTCCAGACCCGGTTCGTATATGGGGATCTCTCCGTTTTTAAGTCGTTCTATTTTGGATCCGTCCACGTCGACGCACCAGACGCTGTGTCCTACCTCGGCAAGGCAGGTTCCCGTCACGAGTCCGACGTAGCCAGTTCCTATCATGCAGATATGCATTGAACTATCCCTTCCCGACCTCAGATTCATATAGCTCGTTCTTTTTTTCACATCCCATATAGCCATGTTCTCTTATTTGATGATACTCATAAAACTTCGAGAATTTTAAAAATCTCATATATCCTACATTGACAGAATGAATAAAACCCCAGAAACCATAGAGAAAATACCGTTCCAGTATAAAATATCGGAAAAAGTTTCCCACCATACAGCCTACCATTCGCCATGGGCTGTAGTTTTTATGTTCTAGAAGAGCTCTTTTTACCTGATCGTCGGTAGCGACGTTGCGTTTTTCCACAGTTCGCCTTATGGACAAGAAGGAATAATGATTAATAAAATTGTAGAGCAACCTGGTTTGGGGGGTTTTCTTTATAAAGACGACATCGTCAAAACCGAACTTACCACTCATCCTCATGGCTTTTCGGCTGTAGAGTCTGACAAGCTGATAATGCTTGACCCACCTGTTAGGCTTCGAATAACCAGGGAACATCTCGCCGCTCCTCAGCTTGTATCCGTCGCAGTCAGGCCCGTTTTTCTTTATCTTCATGATTTCCTCCAAGAGTTCCTTGGACATCACTTCGTCAGCATCCAAGCGAAGAACCCACTCGTTGGAACAGCAACTCTCCGCAAAAGCAACCTGGTGTCCTATTGAAGTCCAATCATGATGTATGAATTTTGCGCCGTATCGTTCCGCAACATCTCTGGTTCTGTCGGTACTGCCTGAATCAACCACTATGATCTCGTCCGCCAAAGGTGCTGCCGCCTCCAACATGAGGGGCAACCTGGCCTCCTCATTTTTGGTAACAGTGTAAAGTGATATCTTCATTTTATCCTCCATGATCTAATCTCGGAATAGGACTACGATATTTACAATCCAGTTCAGTCGATAAATCTCGCCATCTCCCGAGAGAAATCTCCCCTTGGTTCGTAGTCCAGCAACCTATGAGCTTTGTCAGCATCCGCCCAGGTCTGTGGCACATCTCCCGGTTGGGTTGGCTGTCTGTCTATGATCGCCTTTATCCCTAGGGTTTGCTCTATAGCCTCTATCATCTCCGCCAGGCTTACCGTTTTGTTGTTGCCCAGGTTTATGACTTCGTAGAGGGTTTTGTCGTAGTCCATGGCGGATCTTATTCCCTTTACTATGTCCTCTACGTAGGTATAGTCCCTTCTGGTGCTTCCGTCTCCATAAACCGGTATCGGCTTGCCCTCTTTTATGAGCTTTGTGAATTTATGTATAGCCAGGTCGGGCCTCTGTCTCGGTCCGTAGACGGTGAAAAACCGGAGTGCCAAAAATCTTATGTCGTAGAGGTGGCTGTAGACGTGCCCCATGAGCTCTCCGCTTACTTTGGTCGAGGCGTAGGGGCTTATGGGCATCAGAACATGATCGTCCTCGCTCCACGGTACGTTAGGGTTTATGCCGTAGACGCTGGAGGACGATGCGAACACAAATTGCTTTATATTTCTCTCTTTGGCGAACTCGAGCATGTTCTGTGTGCCTGTTACGTTTACCTCCTGATAGCCTACAGGATCCTGTATAGAGGGCCTCACCCCCGCCTTGGCGGCCAGGTGGACTATTACGTCGTAGCTGTCGTTCAGCTTCTCCCTCATGCCCGGCAGGTTACGGATATCCTCCTCCACCAGACGATATTTTGGGTTATCTCTGTGAGGGGCTATGTTGGACAGCTTGATCGATTTATCGTAAAAGGGATCGAAGTTGTCCACTACCGTAACGTTCCAGCCCTGATCCATGAGCAGGTCCACCAGATGGCTTCCGATGAATCCTGCTCCTCCTGTGACTAGACAGTGTTTCGTCACAGAACACACCTCCCTGTTCATCTGCTCCGGGTTATACTGATCCCTTCCGTCAAAGATTACGTCTCCTGTTATTAGCTCTTTC carries:
- a CDS encoding glycosyltransferase; the encoded protein is MGYKILFCSDSLIIDGVTSYVLHVGTALSREGHQVAVLGRWAGKGFQSRYREEGIKVIQCPSLTVGNRWFDKKAREFDPDVIMTDSRRSFPLATRLKRILDRPVVTYFLDHLEKTDKPGRDVPSLVKWSDAWAGAENPILQTLPRHSSGTPIMKLPRPLDTAVRATPLPPKNPFVITCFGRLSGYKTPGMIYLMEHMEELKEAIPSASITVVGGGGWRLLKFRQMAASINRKMGEQCVNVVGTKPDPRPWIDRSNAICAASTSAIESILSQKPTVCFASYWMGHATPENLDQVVRSYFGERGGIGHFKKDPSLLKHIIPTLAEIYRSYGTDRSVEDLVTIRERLTPKFSSRETVDCFEEIMKLFKA
- a CDS encoding UDP-glucose dehydrogenase family protein, whose product is MKKRTSYMNLRSGRDSSMHICMIGTGYVGLVTGTCLAEVGHSVWCVDVDGSKIERLKNGEIPIYEPGLEDMVSRNVKQGRLRFTTDLKEALDDSPFVFIAVGTPPGEDGSADLRYVLDAARQIGSAMEDYKVVVVKSTVPVGTTEKARLCVSEELGIRGRDDLDFDVAFCPEFLKEGSAIDDFMSPDRVVIGTDNQKTADLLGELFSAFSFREDRIIFMSIPSAELTKYASNSMLATRISFMNQLARFCEKIGADIDQVRHGMGSDGRIGSAFLYPGVGYGGSCFPKDVKALIHSGRSHGVPMTLLESVEEINKSQRKWFFDKILSHYGADISGKTFAVWGLSFKPNTDDIREAPALDIIPWLLEKGAAVRAYDPVGQENAKAALPNTESIVYCDDNYQALENADALILLTEWLPFRRPEFDRMKDLMGEYVIFDGRNQYRPERMADLGFVYYGVGRYVK
- a CDS encoding glycosyltransferase family 2 protein, which encodes MEDKMKISLYTVTKNEEARLPLMLEAAAPLADEIIVVDSGSTDRTRDVAERYGAKFIHHDWTSIGHQVAFAESCCSNEWVLRLDADEVMSKELLEEIMKIKKNGPDCDGYKLRSGEMFPGYSKPNRWVKHYQLVRLYSRKAMRMSGKFGFDDVVFIKKTPQTRLLYNFINHYSFLSIRRTVEKRNVATDDQVKRALLEHKNYSPWRMVGCMVGNFFRYFILERYFLYGFWGFIHSVNVGYMRFLKFSKFYEYHQIREHGYMGCEKKNELYESEVGKG
- a CDS encoding GDP-mannose 4,6-dehydratase — protein: MTKHCLVTGGAGFIGSHLVDLLMDQGWNVTVVDNFDPFYDKSIKLSNIAPHRDNPKYRLVEEDIRNLPGMREKLNDSYDVIVHLAAKAGVRPSIQDPVGYQEVNVTGTQNMLEFAKERNIKQFVFASSSSVYGINPNVPWSEDDHVLMPISPYASTKVSGELMGHVYSHLYDIRFLALRFFTVYGPRQRPDLAIHKFTKLIKEGKPIPVYGDGSTRRDYTYVEDIVKGIRSAMDYDKTLYEVINLGNNKTVSLAEMIEAIEQTLGIKAIIDRQPTQPGDVPQTWADADKAHRLLDYEPRGDFSREMARFID